From Juglans regia cultivar Chandler chromosome 8, Walnut 2.0, whole genome shotgun sequence, the proteins below share one genomic window:
- the LOC108985560 gene encoding auxin-responsive protein IAA9-like, which translates to MSPPLLTADEGEQSNVSSSPTVDCISQNGSGLKERNYMGLSDCSSVDCSAVSSLSEEKKNNLNLKSTELRLGLPGSQSPERTPELCLLNTGKLDEKPLFPLNPSKEGICVSLQKHVVSGNKRGFSDTIDGFSDVKGCVYTAGNWMIHATSDSQPPQSVGQGKFPGNSGMKVVPSSMSSGARSHTLEFSGKILQEDPCATNRTSHNHKTASKNNSSAPAPKAQVVGWPPIRSFRKNSLATTPKNSPSALFVKVSMDSAPYQRKVDLRTYSTYQELSTALEKMFSCFTIGQCGSQGALGREMLSERKLRDLLHGSEYVLTYEDKDGDWMLVGDVPWVMFIESCKRLKIMRGSDAIGLAPRAMEKTSKRI; encoded by the exons ATGTCTCCTCCCCTGCTGACTGCCGACGAGGGAGAGCAGAGCAATGTCTCTTCTTCACCCACTGTGGATTGTATCTCCCAAAATGGTTCAGGACTAAAGGAACGTAATTACATGGGTTTGTCAGATTGTTCTTCAGTGGATTGCTCTGCAGTCTCGAGCTTgtcagaagagaaaaagaacaatCTGAACTTGAAGTCAACGGAACTGAGGCTTGGCCTTCCTGGATCCCAATCGCCCGAACGAACACCTGAGCTTTGCTTGCTGAACACGGGGAAACTCGATGAGAAGCCACTGTTTCCTTTAAATCCTTCAAAGGAAGGAATCTGCGTGTCGTTACAGAAGCATGTTGTTTCGGGAAATAAGCGAGGTTTCTCCGACACTATAGATGGGTTCTCAGATGTTAAAGGTTGTGTGTATACTGCAGGAAATTGGATGATTCATGCGACTTCTGATTCCCAACCTCCACAATCTGTGGGGCAAGGGAAGTTTCCTGGTAATTCAGGGATGAAGGTAGTGCCATCATCCATGTCTTCTGGGGCTCGCTCACACACATTGGAGTTTTCTGGAAAGATTTTGCAGGAAGATCCTTGTGCTACGAATAGAACTAGCCACAACCATAAAACTGCTTCAAAAAACAACAGCAGCGCTCCAGCTCCCAA GGCTCAGGTTGTTGGTTGGCCTCCAATTAGATCATTTAGGAAGAATTCATTGGCCACCACTCCAAAGAACAGCCCCAGTGCACTTTTTGTAAAGGTCAGCATGGATAGTGCTCCCTATCAGAGGAAGGTAGATCTTAGAACATATTCTACATATCAAGAGCTGTCAACTGCTCTTGAGAAGATGTTCAGCTGTTTTACCATTG GTCAATGTGGATCCCAAGGAGCACTGGGGAGGGAAATGCTGAGCGAGAGGAAGTTAAGGGATCTTCTACATGGATCAGAATATGTGCTTACATACGAGGATAAAGATGGTGACTGGATGCTTGTAGGGGATGTACCGTGGGT GATGTTTATTGAATCGTGCAAGAGGCTGAAAATCATGAGGGGTTCTGATGCCATTGGCTTAG CTCCCAGGGCCATGGAGAAGACCAGTAAAAGGATCTAG